One Streptomyces sp. V4I8 genomic window carries:
- a CDS encoding NAD(P)H-dependent oxidoreductase yields MSVRILALVGSLRAGSHNRQLAEAAVKLAPEGAEVVLFEGLAEIPFYNEDIDVEGSVPAAATALREAAQAADGFLFFSPEYNGTIPAVLKNAIDWLSRPYGAGAFGGKPVAVVGTAFGQYGGVWAQDETRKAVGIAGGKVLEDVKLSIPGSVTRFAETHPADDAEVAAQLTEVVARVHGHAGEAVAA; encoded by the coding sequence ATGTCTGTTCGCATCCTCGCGCTCGTCGGCAGCCTTCGCGCCGGTTCGCACAACCGTCAGCTGGCCGAGGCGGCCGTCAAGCTCGCTCCCGAGGGCGCCGAGGTCGTGCTCTTCGAGGGCCTGGCCGAGATCCCCTTCTACAACGAGGACATCGACGTCGAGGGCAGCGTCCCCGCCGCCGCCACCGCGCTGCGCGAGGCCGCGCAGGCCGCCGACGGGTTCCTCTTCTTCTCCCCCGAGTACAACGGCACCATCCCGGCCGTGCTGAAGAACGCCATCGACTGGCTGTCCCGCCCGTACGGCGCCGGGGCCTTCGGCGGCAAGCCGGTCGCCGTGGTCGGCACCGCCTTCGGCCAGTACGGCGGCGTGTGGGCGCAGGACGAGACCCGCAAGGCCGTGGGCATCGCCGGCGGGAAGGTGCTGGAGGACGTCAAGCTGTCCATCCCCGGCTCGGTGACCCGCTTCGCCGAGACCCACCCGGCCGACGACGCCGAGGTCGCCGCGCAGCTGACCGAGGTCGTCGCCCGCGTCCACGGGCACGCGGGCGAGGCCGTCGCGGCCTGA
- a CDS encoding TetR/AcrR family transcriptional regulator produces the protein MLYAGFMSAVLPPFPQSPQEPVDKPQLLEVGSAADEPCLRADAARNRARLLEAAARLIAEHGAAGVTMEAVAAEAGVGKGTVFRRFGDRTGLLTALLDHSARKLQADFLGGPPPLGPGAPPVDRLRAFGVAVLYRAAEQLDLQLAAQPDPTRRYSHPSVRALHTHVTVLLRQLLPGADCELLAQTLMSYLDPALINHLTRQCGMPMERLEKGWFDLVDRVTRTQA, from the coding sequence ATGCTTTACGCTGGCTTCATGTCCGCCGTTCTGCCGCCCTTCCCCCAGTCGCCCCAGGAGCCTGTCGACAAGCCTCAGTTGCTGGAGGTCGGTTCCGCCGCCGACGAGCCCTGCCTGCGCGCCGACGCGGCCCGCAACCGCGCCCGGCTGCTGGAGGCCGCCGCCCGGTTGATCGCGGAGCACGGCGCGGCCGGCGTCACGATGGAGGCCGTGGCCGCGGAGGCCGGGGTGGGCAAGGGGACGGTCTTCCGCCGCTTCGGTGACCGCACCGGCCTGCTGACGGCGTTGCTGGACCACTCCGCCCGCAAGCTCCAGGCCGACTTCCTCGGCGGGCCGCCGCCGCTGGGCCCCGGGGCGCCCCCGGTCGACCGGCTGCGGGCCTTCGGCGTGGCGGTCCTGTACCGCGCGGCCGAGCAGCTGGACCTGCAACTCGCCGCCCAGCCGGACCCCACCCGACGCTACTCCCACCCCTCGGTCCGGGCGCTGCACACCCACGTCACCGTGCTGCTGCGGCAGCTCCTGCCGGGCGCCGACTGCGAGCTCCTCGCCCAGACGCTCATGTCGTACCTCGACCCCGCCCTGATCAACCACCTGACCAGGCAGTGCGGCATGCCCATGGAGCGGCTGGAGAAGGGCTGGTTCGACCTCGTCGACCGGGTGACGCGCACGCAGGCGTGA
- a CDS encoding LacI family DNA-binding transcriptional regulator, with protein sequence MVQIPKTPAPASSAPRSVPTSADVARLAGVSRATVSYVLNNTSAVRISEPTRRRVHEAAKELGYVPHAAARSLRAGHSRMVLMPAPSFPVGPLYSRFLGDLQLALGRLGYTVVQHGSVGLHGDEAARAWAELRPVAVLVSGSGLGPKGVTVLKRSGARAVVSLGPESVEGAHALLMDYEAVGHCAGRHLYDRGRRRVGVVVPEEDRLEAFSTPRLEGVRRALHGTDATLTELPLAYTEESAVRLAARWRALGLDAVFAYNDEYAMLLMRALQDEGVRVPADTAVIGADDLMLGRLLRPRLSTVHIELPSGRDLAELVDHAVRNPGTGPETHKVLGATVVHRESS encoded by the coding sequence ATGGTGCAGATACCGAAAACGCCCGCGCCCGCTTCCTCCGCACCGCGCTCGGTACCCACGAGCGCCGATGTGGCCCGCCTGGCCGGCGTCTCGCGCGCGACCGTCTCCTACGTCCTCAACAACACCAGTGCCGTCCGGATCAGCGAGCCCACCCGCCGCCGCGTCCACGAGGCCGCGAAGGAACTCGGCTACGTCCCGCACGCAGCGGCCCGCAGCCTGCGCGCCGGGCACAGCCGCATGGTCCTGATGCCCGCCCCGAGCTTCCCCGTCGGCCCCCTATACAGCCGGTTCCTCGGCGACCTCCAGTTGGCACTCGGCCGCCTCGGCTACACCGTCGTGCAGCACGGCAGCGTCGGCCTGCACGGCGACGAGGCAGCCCGCGCCTGGGCCGAGCTGCGCCCCGTCGCCGTCCTGGTGTCGGGCTCCGGCCTCGGCCCGAAGGGCGTGACGGTCCTCAAGCGCTCCGGCGCCCGGGCGGTGGTCTCGCTCGGCCCCGAGTCCGTCGAGGGCGCCCACGCCCTGCTGATGGACTACGAGGCCGTGGGGCACTGCGCGGGGCGCCACCTGTACGACCGTGGCCGGCGCCGCGTCGGCGTCGTCGTGCCCGAGGAGGACCGTCTGGAGGCCTTCTCCACGCCCCGCCTCGAAGGCGTACGGCGCGCCCTGCACGGCACGGACGCCACCCTGACCGAGCTGCCCCTCGCCTACACGGAGGAGTCCGCCGTACGGCTCGCCGCCCGCTGGCGCGCCCTGGGCCTCGATGCCGTGTTCGCCTACAACGACGAGTACGCGATGCTGCTGATGCGCGCCCTCCAGGACGAGGGCGTCCGCGTCCCCGCCGACACGGCCGTCATCGGTGCCGACGACCTGATGCTCGGACGCCTGCTGCGGCCCAGGCTGAGCACGGTCCACATCGAACTGCCGTCCGGCCGCGACCTAGCCGAGCTGGTCGACCACGCGGTGCGCAACCCCGGCACCGGACCCGAGACGCACAAGGTGCTGGGCGCGACGGTGGTGCACCGCGAGTCCAGCTGA
- a CDS encoding 4-hydroxybenzoate 3-monooxygenase, producing MRTTVGIIGGGPAGLLLARLLHRPGIDCVVLEARTREYVERRQRAGMLEQGTVDALHEVGAAERLAAEGLVHQGIELRFDRERHHIDFPALTGGRTVTIYAQTEIVKDLVALQLAEGPPLLFEAEALAVEKPESDKPVIRFRHEGREQALTCDWVAGCDGFHGISRDAFPAGASRSYARDYPHSWLGIMAEVAPSCDELIYARGERGFALHSMRSPTVSRLYLQVPNGTAPHDWPDDRIWDELAARFAIDADWTLNRGPVTAKSVTAMRGYVHEPMRYGRLLLAGDAAHIVPPTGAKGLNLAVSDVRVLARGLIELHRAGSTQLLDRYSELCLRRVWQVSRFSDDMTKMLHAQPDGDAFDDRMQLARLRRITASRHAAAELAANYSGLPLPV from the coding sequence ATGCGCACGACGGTCGGCATCATCGGCGGTGGCCCCGCCGGGCTGCTCCTCGCGCGCCTGCTGCACCGCCCGGGCATCGACTGCGTGGTCCTGGAGGCCCGGACCCGGGAGTACGTCGAGCGGCGCCAGCGGGCCGGGATGCTGGAGCAGGGCACGGTCGACGCGTTGCACGAGGTGGGCGCCGCCGAGCGGCTGGCGGCCGAGGGTCTGGTGCACCAGGGCATCGAGCTGCGCTTCGACCGGGAACGCCACCACATCGACTTCCCGGCCCTCACCGGTGGCCGTACGGTCACGATCTACGCCCAGACCGAGATCGTGAAGGACCTCGTCGCGCTGCAACTCGCCGAGGGGCCACCGCTGTTGTTCGAGGCGGAGGCGCTCGCCGTCGAGAAGCCGGAGAGCGACAAGCCCGTCATCCGGTTCCGGCACGAGGGCCGCGAGCAGGCGCTGACCTGTGACTGGGTCGCCGGCTGCGACGGCTTCCACGGCATCTCCCGCGACGCCTTCCCGGCCGGGGCGAGCCGCTCCTATGCGCGCGACTATCCCCACTCCTGGCTCGGCATCATGGCCGAAGTGGCGCCGTCCTGCGACGAGTTGATCTACGCCCGGGGCGAACGCGGCTTCGCCCTGCACAGCATGCGCTCACCGACCGTCTCCCGGCTCTACCTCCAGGTCCCGAACGGCACCGCCCCGCACGACTGGCCCGACGACCGCATCTGGGACGAACTCGCCGCCCGCTTCGCGATCGACGCCGACTGGACCCTGAACCGCGGGCCCGTCACCGCCAAGTCCGTGACGGCGATGCGCGGTTACGTCCACGAGCCGATGCGGTACGGCCGGCTGCTGCTCGCCGGGGACGCCGCCCACATCGTCCCGCCGACGGGCGCCAAGGGCCTCAACCTCGCCGTGTCGGACGTACGGGTCCTGGCGCGCGGTCTCATCGAGCTGCACCGCGCAGGGAGCACACAACTTCTCGACAGATACTCCGAGTTGTGCCTTCGACGTGTGTGGCAGGTGAGCCGTTTCTCGGATGACATGACTAAGATGTTGCACGCTCAACCAGACGGGGATGCGTTCGACGACCGGATGCAGCTCGCACGTCTGCGCCGGATCACCGCATCCCGTCACGCCGCCGCCGAACTGGCGGCGAACTACTCGGGACTTCCGCTCCCCGTGTGA
- a CDS encoding benzaldehyde dehydrogenase: MPLLDPKVWQSSSLSGEEYTVTEPATGDSLGTVTLADAEDVGTAAAASRAAQAEWARVPHFVRAAVLRKAGDLFAAHADELREWLVRESGSIPGKADFELHVASQECYEAAALASRPAGHVLPSEAPRLSYTRRIPVGVVGVISPFNAPLILSIRSVAPALALGNAVVLKPDPRTAVCGGLSLAAIFAEAGLPEGLLHVLPGGPEVGQALVADPRVPVISFTGSTAAGRAVGEAAGRHLKRAHLELGGNSALIVLEDADIDAVISTAAWGSFFHQGQICMTTGRHLVHQSLYEEYVERLAAKADALAVGDPHRAEVHLGPLIDSGQLGKVHGLVEASTSRGAKLAAGGTHEQLFYRPTVLAGVDDQTPAYTEEVFGPVAPVRPFTTADEAAALAAAGSYGLSLGIVTGDAARGLDLAERIPTGIVHINDQTVNDEAVAPFGGIAASGTGARFGGESNLEAFTDVRWTTVRGDVAAYPF; the protein is encoded by the coding sequence ATGCCGTTGCTCGACCCGAAGGTCTGGCAGTCCAGCTCCCTGTCGGGAGAGGAGTACACCGTCACCGAGCCCGCCACCGGCGACTCGCTCGGCACCGTCACCCTGGCCGACGCCGAGGACGTCGGTACGGCCGCCGCGGCATCCCGCGCCGCCCAGGCCGAGTGGGCCCGCGTCCCGCACTTCGTACGCGCCGCAGTGCTGCGCAAGGCCGGTGACCTGTTCGCCGCGCACGCCGACGAGCTGCGCGAATGGCTCGTCCGCGAGTCCGGGTCGATCCCGGGCAAGGCCGACTTCGAGCTGCACGTGGCCTCCCAGGAGTGCTACGAGGCCGCAGCGCTCGCCTCCCGCCCGGCCGGGCACGTCCTGCCCAGCGAAGCGCCCCGGCTGTCGTACACGCGCCGGATCCCCGTCGGCGTCGTCGGCGTGATCTCGCCGTTCAACGCGCCGCTGATCCTCTCCATCCGCTCCGTCGCCCCGGCCCTCGCGCTCGGCAACGCGGTCGTCCTGAAGCCGGACCCGCGCACCGCGGTCTGCGGCGGTCTGTCCCTGGCGGCGATCTTCGCCGAGGCCGGTCTGCCCGAGGGGCTGCTGCACGTCCTGCCGGGCGGTCCGGAGGTGGGCCAGGCGCTGGTCGCCGACCCGCGCGTGCCCGTCATCTCCTTCACCGGGTCCACGGCCGCGGGCCGGGCCGTCGGCGAGGCCGCCGGGCGTCATCTCAAGCGCGCGCACCTGGAGTTGGGCGGCAACTCCGCCCTGATCGTGCTGGAGGACGCCGACATCGACGCGGTGATCTCCACGGCCGCCTGGGGCTCCTTCTTCCACCAGGGCCAGATCTGCATGACGACCGGCCGCCACCTGGTCCACCAGTCGCTGTACGAGGAGTACGTCGAGCGGCTCGCGGCCAAGGCCGACGCCCTCGCCGTCGGCGACCCGCACCGCGCCGAGGTCCACCTCGGCCCGCTCATCGACTCGGGCCAGCTGGGCAAGGTGCACGGCCTGGTGGAGGCCAGCACGTCCCGGGGAGCCAAGCTCGCCGCGGGCGGCACCCATGAGCAGCTGTTCTACCGGCCGACCGTGCTCGCCGGCGTCGACGACCAGACCCCCGCCTACACCGAGGAGGTGTTCGGTCCCGTCGCGCCGGTGCGCCCCTTCACCACCGCCGACGAGGCCGCCGCCCTCGCCGCGGCCGGCTCCTACGGCCTCTCCCTGGGCATCGTCACCGGGGACGCCGCCCGGGGGCTCGACCTGGCCGAGCGCATCCCGACCGGGATCGTGCACATCAACGACCAGACCGTGAACGACGAGGCCGTCGCGCCCTTCGGCGGCATCGCCGCCTCCGGCACCGGCGCCAGGTTCGGCGGCGAGTCCAACCTGGAGGCGTTCACCGACGTGCGCTGGACGACGGTGCGTGGTGACGTGGCGGCGTACCCCTTCTAG
- the trxA gene encoding thioredoxin: MSSTMELTKENFDETVTDNEFVLIDFWASWCGPCRQFAPVYEKAAEENPDLVFGKVDTEAQPELAAAFGIQSIPTLMIVRDRVAVFAQPGALPEAALADVIGQARKLDMDEVHKAVAAQQEQAEQNGQ; encoded by the coding sequence ATGAGCAGCACCATGGAGCTCACCAAGGAGAACTTCGATGAGACGGTCACGGACAACGAGTTCGTCCTGATCGACTTCTGGGCGTCCTGGTGCGGGCCGTGCCGTCAGTTCGCCCCCGTCTACGAGAAGGCGGCCGAGGAGAACCCTGATCTCGTGTTCGGCAAGGTCGACACCGAGGCGCAGCCGGAACTGGCCGCCGCCTTCGGTATCCAGTCGATCCCGACGCTGATGATCGTCCGGGACCGTGTCGCCGTGTTCGCGCAGCCCGGGGCCCTGCCCGAGGCCGCCCTTGCGGACGTCATCGGGCAGGCCCGGAAGCTCGACATGGACGAGGTCCACAAGGCCGTGGCCGCTCAGCAGGAGCAGGCCGAGCAGAACGGCCAGTAG
- a CDS encoding peptide deformylase: protein MALPSDRAPLAEQVEQLLAAEGPLPIVAAGNPVLRRPTERFDGQLDPALLARFVDALRITMHAAPGVGLAAPQVGVGLRIAVIEDPAPVPEEVRLTRGRVPQPFRVLVNPSYEAVGADRAAFFEGCLSVPGYQAVVARHAEVRLTGEDEHGRAVDEVFTGWPARIVQHETDHLDGVLYLDRAELRSLASNQAMAERWAHPAPDEAAKALGFELPV from the coding sequence ATGGCACTTCCGAGCGATCGCGCACCTCTTGCCGAACAGGTCGAGCAACTCCTCGCTGCCGAGGGCCCGTTGCCCATCGTGGCGGCCGGCAACCCGGTGCTCCGGCGCCCCACGGAGCGCTTCGACGGCCAACTGGACCCCGCACTGCTGGCCCGTTTCGTCGACGCCCTCCGGATCACCATGCACGCGGCGCCCGGCGTGGGCCTCGCCGCACCGCAGGTCGGCGTGGGGCTGCGGATCGCGGTGATCGAGGACCCGGCACCGGTGCCGGAGGAGGTACGGCTGACGCGCGGCCGGGTGCCGCAGCCCTTCCGGGTGCTGGTGAACCCGTCGTACGAAGCGGTCGGCGCCGACCGGGCCGCGTTCTTCGAGGGCTGTCTGAGCGTCCCTGGCTATCAGGCGGTGGTGGCACGGCACGCCGAGGTGCGGCTGACCGGTGAGGACGAGCACGGGCGCGCGGTCGACGAGGTGTTCACGGGGTGGCCCGCCCGTATCGTGCAGCACGAGACGGACCACCTCGACGGCGTCCTCTACCTGGACCGGGCCGAGTTGCGCTCCCTCGCCTCGAACCAGGCGATGGCCGAGCGCTGGGCCCACCCGGCCCCGGATGAGGCGGCCAAGGCCCTCGGCTTCGAACTGCCGGTCTGA
- a CDS encoding PepSY-associated TM helix domain-containing protein: protein MSTAPPTITEEATQPDSPVSSPRRWAPLRPLILRLHFYAGLFVAPFLLVAAATGFLYAAAFQAEKIVYAHELTVPAGDEKLPISEQVAAARKAHPEGAVSAVRPSPEDDATTRVLLSGVKGVDADHTLAVFVDPYTAEVRGALEQYGATGALPLRTWIDEFHRDLHLGENGRLYGELAASWLWVIAGGGVVLWFSRRRALRRVRGSSGRRRTLGLHGTVGVWAAVGFFFLSATGLTWSTYAGANIDELRTSLGQATPSVSASAGGDHGGHGGAAATGGSGEHGVGLDKVLAAARAEGLGDPVEIVPPADASSAYVVKQVQRSWPTKQDSVAIDPSTGEVTDVLRFDDYPVLAKLTRWGIDVHTGVLFGLVNQIALMLLALSLIVLIVLGYRMWWQRGRGSAFGRPVPRGAWQQVPPQILVPLVAVVAVVGYFVPLLGISLAAFIVVDVVLGEVAHRRGKRTPAEVNEPSQLKG from the coding sequence ATGTCCACCGCTCCCCCGACCATCACGGAGGAGGCGACGCAGCCCGATTCCCCGGTGTCGTCGCCCCGCAGATGGGCACCGCTGCGCCCGCTGATCCTGCGTCTGCACTTCTACGCCGGGCTGTTCGTCGCGCCGTTCCTGCTCGTCGCCGCGGCCACCGGTTTTCTGTACGCCGCCGCGTTCCAGGCCGAGAAGATCGTGTACGCCCATGAGCTGACCGTCCCGGCCGGTGACGAGAAGCTGCCGATATCCGAGCAGGTCGCCGCCGCGCGCAAGGCCCACCCCGAGGGCGCGGTCTCGGCGGTACGGCCCTCACCGGAGGACGACGCGACGACCCGCGTCCTGCTGTCCGGCGTCAAGGGCGTGGACGCCGACCACACGCTGGCCGTGTTCGTCGACCCGTACACCGCCGAGGTGCGCGGCGCCCTCGAACAGTACGGCGCGACCGGCGCACTGCCGCTGCGCACCTGGATCGACGAGTTCCACCGCGACCTGCACCTCGGCGAGAACGGCCGCCTCTACGGCGAGCTGGCGGCCAGCTGGCTGTGGGTGATCGCGGGCGGCGGCGTGGTGCTGTGGTTCTCCCGCCGCCGCGCCCTGCGCAGGGTACGGGGCAGCAGCGGCCGCCGCCGTACGCTCGGCCTGCACGGCACCGTCGGCGTCTGGGCCGCTGTCGGCTTCTTCTTCCTCTCGGCGACCGGCCTGACCTGGTCGACCTACGCCGGCGCCAACATCGACGAGCTGCGCACCTCCCTCGGCCAGGCCACCCCGTCCGTCTCGGCCTCGGCGGGCGGCGATCACGGAGGCCACGGCGGCGCCGCCGCCACGGGTGGGAGCGGCGAGCACGGCGTCGGCCTCGACAAGGTGCTGGCGGCCGCGCGCGCCGAGGGCCTGGGCGATCCCGTGGAGATCGTGCCGCCCGCCGACGCCTCGTCCGCGTATGTGGTGAAGCAGGTGCAGCGCAGCTGGCCGACCAAGCAGGACTCGGTCGCGATCGACCCGTCCACGGGCGAGGTCACCGACGTGCTGCGGTTCGACGACTACCCGGTGCTCGCCAAGCTGACCCGCTGGGGCATCGACGTGCACACCGGGGTCCTCTTCGGCCTGGTCAACCAGATCGCCCTGATGCTGCTGGCGCTCTCGCTGATCGTGCTGATCGTGCTGGGTTACCGCATGTGGTGGCAGCGCGGCCGCGGCTCCGCCTTCGGCCGGCCCGTCCCGCGCGGCGCCTGGCAGCAGGTGCCCCCGCAGATCCTGGTCCCGCTGGTGGCGGTCGTCGCCGTGGTCGGCTACTTCGTACCGCTCCTCGGTATCTCGCTGGCCGCGTTCATCGTCGTGGATGTGGTGCTGGGAGAGGTGGCCCACCGGCGGGGGAAGCGGACGCCCGCGGAAGTCAACGAGCCGAGCCAGCTGAAGGGGTAA
- a CDS encoding tetratricopeptide repeat protein, producing MDMTYYDHGTAAERWERARMFFDAKDYAAAARVLGKLVEEVPEQTGPRLLLARAYYHSAQLRRAETELRVIVERDPVEHYARLMLGRTLQRQGRSEEAEPHMRLASALAGDFEQL from the coding sequence GTGGACATGACGTACTACGACCACGGAACAGCGGCCGAGCGCTGGGAGCGCGCGCGGATGTTCTTCGACGCCAAGGACTACGCCGCCGCCGCGCGCGTCCTGGGCAAGCTGGTCGAGGAGGTGCCGGAGCAGACCGGACCGCGGCTGCTGCTGGCGCGCGCCTACTACCACTCGGCCCAACTGCGGCGCGCGGAGACCGAGTTGCGGGTCATCGTCGAACGCGACCCGGTGGAGCACTACGCCCGGCTGATGCTGGGCCGCACCCTTCAGCGGCAGGGACGGAGCGAGGAGGCGGAGCCGCACATGCGTCTCGCGTCGGCGCTGGCGGGTGACTTCGAGCAGCTCTGA
- a CDS encoding MarR family transcriptional regulator codes for MTTATPLLNPRVIALAHYASRALLESVLARHGATFQQSVTLRLVAIAEEPVVRDHLVGGVVGALKIDAAEAQSVVDELIAAKLLAAHEPSRVRITDAGRELYDTTTAGTAPITARIYAGIPTEDLAAAGRVLSLITERADAELATLAK; via the coding sequence ATGACCACCGCCACTCCCCTGCTCAACCCCCGAGTCATAGCCCTGGCCCACTACGCGAGCCGCGCACTCCTGGAGAGCGTGCTGGCCCGCCACGGCGCGACCTTCCAGCAGTCCGTCACCCTGCGGCTCGTCGCCATCGCCGAGGAACCGGTCGTGCGGGACCACCTCGTCGGCGGTGTCGTGGGCGCGCTGAAGATCGACGCCGCGGAGGCGCAATCCGTGGTCGACGAGCTGATCGCCGCGAAGCTGCTGGCCGCGCACGAGCCGTCCCGGGTGCGGATCACGGATGCCGGACGGGAGCTGTACGACACCACCACCGCCGGCACCGCCCCCATCACCGCCCGGATCTACGCCGGCATCCCGACGGAGGACCTGGCCGCCGCCGGACGGGTGCTGAGCCTCATCACCGAGCGGGCCGACGCCGAGCTCGCGACCCTGGCCAAGTAG
- a CDS encoding MarR family winged helix-turn-helix transcriptional regulator, which translates to MSKGSENASPGFLVWRLSTKWRVAVDRAVAPLGLTHAQYALVASLYGMQRHRERPSQRRLADHTGLEPLYVSKLARSLEAAGLLERTRDPRDPRAVQLALTEPGQERTRQAIEVVQGLLEQLLAPLGGLDSARTREFRRELATLLDAPLDPFATDNESDKEQS; encoded by the coding sequence ATGAGCAAGGGTTCCGAGAACGCCTCGCCGGGCTTCCTGGTGTGGCGCCTGTCGACGAAGTGGCGGGTCGCGGTCGACCGAGCCGTCGCCCCGCTGGGGCTCACTCACGCGCAGTACGCGCTGGTGGCCTCGCTGTACGGCATGCAGCGCCACAGGGAGCGTCCCAGCCAGCGGCGCCTCGCCGACCACACGGGGCTCGAACCGCTGTATGTCTCGAAGTTGGCGCGTTCCCTGGAAGCCGCGGGCCTCCTCGAACGCACCCGGGACCCCCGTGACCCGCGCGCGGTGCAGCTGGCGCTGACCGAGCCGGGCCAGGAGCGCACCCGGCAGGCGATCGAGGTCGTCCAGGGGCTGCTGGAGCAGCTGCTGGCGCCGCTCGGCGGCCTGGACAGCGCACGCACGCGGGAGTTCAGGCGCGAGTTGGCCACCTTGCTCGACGCACCTCTCGACCCGTTCGCCACGGACAACGAGTCCGACAAGGAGCAGTCATGA
- a CDS encoding pirin family protein, with protein MSNLDREAVPAVCGGRGFVVAEPVRELLSPRRVKLGESTEVRRLLPNLGRRMVGAWCFVDHYGPDDIADEPGMQVPPHPHMGLQTVSWLHEGEVLHRDSTGSLQTIRPRELGLMTSGRAISHSEESPKSHARFLHGAQLWVALPDSHRHTDPHFEHHAELPVVTAPGLRASLILGGLDGAASPGTAYTPIVGADLSLTHGADVRLPLEPDFEYAVLSMSGEAHVDGVPVLPGSMLYLGCGRSELPLRAESDAALMILGGEPFEEELVMFWNWIGRSQEEIVQARQDWMEGTRFGEVKGYDGDPLPAPELPAVALKPRGRVR; from the coding sequence ATGAGCAATCTTGATCGCGAGGCGGTGCCCGCCGTCTGCGGCGGCCGTGGTTTCGTCGTGGCGGAGCCCGTGCGCGAACTCCTCAGTCCTCGCCGCGTCAAGCTCGGCGAATCCACCGAAGTCCGCCGCCTGCTGCCCAACCTGGGCCGGCGCATGGTCGGCGCCTGGTGCTTCGTCGATCACTACGGCCCCGACGACATCGCCGACGAGCCCGGCATGCAGGTGCCGCCGCACCCGCACATGGGCCTGCAGACGGTGAGTTGGCTGCACGAGGGCGAGGTGCTGCACCGGGACTCCACCGGGAGCCTCCAGACGATCCGCCCCCGCGAGCTGGGCCTGATGACCTCCGGCCGGGCGATCAGTCACTCCGAGGAGAGCCCGAAGTCGCACGCCCGCTTCCTGCACGGCGCCCAGCTCTGGGTCGCCCTCCCGGACAGCCACCGCCACACCGACCCGCACTTCGAGCACCACGCCGAGCTGCCGGTCGTCACGGCGCCGGGCCTGCGGGCCTCGCTGATCCTGGGCGGCCTCGACGGCGCCGCCTCACCCGGCACGGCGTACACCCCGATCGTCGGCGCCGACCTGTCCCTCACGCACGGCGCCGACGTACGCCTCCCCCTGGAGCCGGACTTCGAGTACGCCGTCCTGTCCATGTCCGGCGAGGCCCACGTGGACGGCGTGCCGGTCCTGCCCGGCTCCATGCTCTACCTCGGCTGCGGCCGCAGCGAACTCCCCCTGCGCGCCGAGTCGGACGCCGCCCTGATGATCCTCGGCGGCGAGCCGTTCGAGGAGGAGCTGGTCATGTTCTGGAACTGGATCGGACGGTCGCAGGAGGAGATCGTGCAGGCCCGTCAGGACTGGATGGAAGGCACGCGGTTCGGGGAGGTGAAGGGGTACGACGGAGATCCGCTGCCTGCCCCCGAGCTGCCGGCGGTGGCGTTGAAGCCGCGGGGAAGGGTGCGTTGA
- a CDS encoding cold-shock protein has product MAAGTVKWFNAEKGFGFIEQDGGGADVFAHYSNIAAQGFRELLEGQKVNFDIAQGQKGPTAENIVPA; this is encoded by the coding sequence ATGGCTGCTGGTACCGTGAAGTGGTTCAACGCGGAAAAGGGCTTCGGCTTCATCGAGCAGGACGGTGGCGGCGCGGACGTGTTCGCCCACTACTCGAACATTGCCGCGCAGGGCTTCCGTGAGCTGCTCGAAGGTCAGAAGGTCAACTTCGACATCGCGCAGGGCCAGAAGGGCCCGACGGCCGAGAACATCGTTCCTGCCTGA